In Corylus avellana chromosome ca2, CavTom2PMs-1.0, the following proteins share a genomic window:
- the LOC132172769 gene encoding nucleoside diphosphate kinase 2, chloroplastic-like, with protein sequence MEAKAVFGGSPCLSSSLPRLPAHRICSLSYTHKPMLRTIHHDHHLAAFHSKSHLFSYSPSSPHTKTTLSRKTRIFLPHLVASMEEVEETYIMVKPDGVQRGLVGEIISRFEKKGFKLTGLKLFQCPKELAEEHYKDLKAKSFFPKLIEYITSGPVVCMAWEGVGVVSSARKLIGSTDPLQADPGTIRGDLAVQTGRNVIHGSDSPENGKREIALWFKEDEPCRWTPAQAPWLRE encoded by the exons atggaAGCTAAGGCAGTGTTTGGCGGAAGTCCATGTCTTTCATCATCTCTTCCGCGCTTACCAGCTCATAGAATTTGCAGCTTATCCTACACTCACAAGCCTATGCTACGCACCATCCACCACGACCACCACTTAGCTGCATTCCACTCAAAATCCCATCTTTTCTCATATTCCCCATCTAGTCCCCATACCAAAACCACCCTCTCCCGTAAAACCCGTATCTTCCTTCCCCACTTGGTTGCTTCAATG GAAGAAGTTGAAGAGACTTATATAATGGTGAAACCAGACGGTGTTCAACGGGGACTT GTTGGAGAGATTATTTCAAGGTTTGAGAAGAAGGGATTTAAACTGACTGGCTTGAAGCTCTTCCAATGTCCAAAAGAATTGGCAGAG GAGCATTATAAGGATCTCAAGGCAAAGTCTTTCTTCCCTAAGCTGATTGAGTACATCACTTCAGGTCCAGTTGTGTGCATG GCTTGGGAGGGTGTTGGTGTTGTTTCGTCGGCACGTAAGCTTATAGGGTCTACAGATCCTCTTCAAGCTGACCCTGGCACAATAAGAGGGGACCTTGCTGTTCAAACAGGAAG GAATGTGATTCATGGGAGTGACAGCCCTGAGAATGGCAAGCGTGAAATAG CTCTCTGGTTCAAAGAAGATGAACCATGTCGGTGGACACCAGCTCAAGCACCATGGCTAAGGGAGTGA
- the LOC132172786 gene encoding pto-interacting protein 1-like: MSCFGCCEEDDVRKAADSGGPYVVKSSAGNDGGYHTSETAPKGAQAVKVQPIEVPAIPVDELKEVTDNFGTNTLIGEGSYGRVYHGVLKSGQPAAIKKLDASKQPDEEFLAQVSMVSRLKHDNFVQLLGYCVDGNSRILAYEFASNGSLHDILHGRKGVKGAQPGPVLSWAQRVKIAVGAAKGLEYLHEKANPHIIHRDIKSSNVLIFDDDVAKIADFDLSNQAPDMAARLHSTRVLGTFGYHAPEYAMTGQLNAKSDVYSFGVVLLELLTGRKPVDHTLPRGQQSLVTWATPKLSEDKVRQCIDTRLNGEYPPKAVAKMAAVAALCVQYEADFRPNMSIVVKALQPLLNARSGHAGETPSL, from the exons ATGAGCTGCTTTGGTTGTTGTGAAGAAGATGATGTCCGTAAAGCTGCTGACAGTGGAGGTCCATACGTGGTGAAAAGTTCAGCAG GAAATGATGGTGGCTATCATACATCAGAAACTGCACCGAAGGGTGCACAAGCTGTGAAAGTTCAGCCCATTGAAGTTCCTGCTATACCAGTGGATGAACTAAAAGAAGTTACAGATAACTTTGGGACAAATACTTTGATTGGAGAGGGCTCATACGGAAGGGTATATCATGGGGTTCTTAAAAGTGGGCAGCCTGCTGCAATCAAGAAGTTAGATGCTAGCAAACAACCTGACGAGGAATTTTTAGCCCAG GTTTCTATGGTATCAAGGCTGAAGCATGACAATTTTGTTCAATTGCTTGGTTACTGTGTTGATGGGAACTCCCGTATTCTTGCCTATGAGTTTGCGTCTAATGGATCTCTTCATGATATTCTACATG GGAGAAAGGGTGTTAAAGGAGCACAACCTGGTCCTGTTCTGTCATGGGCACAACGAGTAAAAATTGCTGTGGGGGCCGCAAAAGGGCTTGAGTACTTGCATGAAAAGGCCAATCCTCACATCATCCATAGGGACATCAAGTCTAGCAATGTACTAAtctttgatgatgatgttgctAAGATTGCGGATTTTGATTTGTCAAATCAAGCTCCTGATATGGCTGCACGTCTTCATTCCACTCGTGTTCTTGGAACCTTTGGTTATCATGCACCTGA GTATGCAATGACCGGACAGTTGAATGCTAAGAGTGATGTATACAGCTTCGGTGTTGTCCTTCTTGAACTTTTGACAGGGCGAAAGCCTGTTGATCATACATTACCACGTGGGCAGCAGAGTTTAGTTACATGG GCTACACCAAAACTTAGTGAAGACAAGGTTAGGCAGTGTATTGATACAAGACTTAATGGAGAGTATCCTCCTAAGGCTGTTGCAAAG ATGGCTGCTGTTGCTGCCTTGTGTGTGCAATATGAAGCTGACTTCCGGCCAAACATGAGCATTGTAGTCAAAGCCCTCCAGCCACTGTTAAATGCCCGGTCTGGACACGCCGGCGAAACACCAAGCTTGTAA